The nucleotide sequence CCTCTCCCgtccccacccccagcctactTTTCCCACAGCTAATCTAGAAGTCTGGATGCTGCAAAAAAATCAAGtctctatttttctctccttctttctctctagTCAAGCAGACAGATGGATGAAGATGTCAGAAGAGGATGGGAGCGGGGGGGAAGGTGATGGGGGTCGGGATTCAGGTGTGgggtaggtttttttttgttttgttttttaattatttttgttaagcaCTCACATGAAGAACTCAGGGGAAGACGGGTTGTCACTGGTGGAGCCGGCCTCTCTGAAGCCATTGCTGGCAAGTTTCTCACACTTGAGCTTGTAGGCGTCTCTCTCTCTGGCGAGCCGGGTCACTTCTTGCTTGAGCTGTTCCACCTGCTGAATGAGCTGGGTCTTTTCATTCTCCAGGTGGTGTTTCTGCTGGACACGTTTGTACCTGCAGGACTGGGCATAGCCCCTGTTCTTCAAGGTCCTCCTCTTCTGCTTGAGGCGGATCACCTCGTCTTTGGTGAAGCCTCGGAGGTGCCTGTTGAGCTCCCTCACGGACATGGAGACCAGCTGGTCATCGGAGAACCGGTCTTCCACGCTGCTGgaggggggatgctgctggtgcgagttctggagctgctgggaggagttggaggaggtggaaggggtgggagaggcctggtggtggtgatgatggtggtggtgagggTGCCCGCTGCCGGCCAGGTCTTCATGAGTGACCGCGGGGTactggtggtggtgttggtgatggtgatgatgatggtggtggtgggccCGGAAGCTCTCAAAGCCTTGCAGCTGCTGGGACACCTGGTGGGACCCAATGAGGGCTTCAACCGCGTCCTCCGGGGTGAGGTTCAGCGCCTCGGGGTTCATCTGCTGGTAGCTGTTGGCCATCCAGTACAGGTCCTCCAAGTGGGTCTTCTGCTCGGTAGGGCTGAAGCTGGGCGAGgagggcacagagctgcagggagtGCTGATGGGGGTGGACGAGACGGAGCCGGCAGGCTGCAGGCGGGTGCAGTGCCTGCCCGAGCGGTCGTTCCTGCCCAGGGGCTCCTTCTTCACGTCGAACTTCATCAGGTCGAAGTCGTTGACATACTCCATGGCCAGGGGGCTGGTGGGCAGCTCGGCTCCGATGCTGAGCTCTCCGGCCATCGCTGTCTTGGGGGCACCTCTCCGGGCGGAGGGGGCTGGAGACCTCACTCCAGCGTGCAGCCTGGCAGAGGGCTGCCCGCTCTCCTTTACTCCAAAGAAACTTGGCCTCGGCTTCCTCGCTTTCCTTTCCGCCGCtcccccctcggccgcctcctTCTCCCGGCTTCTTGGGGCTTCTCGTTTCGGAGCAACAAAGCCCGAGGACGCCCGGCCGCCTGCTGCCTTTCGGTGCGGGCTCGCAGCGCACGGCGGGCTGCGGCAGCTCCTAGCACTCAGCCGCCGGGCTGCACGCCGAAAggagcagcggcagcagcaggagggcaaaagcaaagcaaaacaaagatgcTGCCTCCGGGTCGGCGCTGGAAGAAGGCCGGTGCGCGGCGTCTAACCCGTGCCCCCGTCCGCGGTTTGTAAGTCCGgagcctctcctctccccgcaGCCGCGGAGCTCCGCAGCCTGCCGCAACTTTCCAGCCCGAGCGCGCTTCGGGCTTTGCACGGGAGTTTTCGGcggagcaggggaaggggaggagggaagagggaggggaaggaaggaggagaaaaaggcgaaaaaaaaaaaaaaggagaaaaggggggacgaggggaggaaaaaaaaaaaaaaaaacagggctcCGCTGGTAGCTGCCGCCTCCAGCGCTCGTTGTGCAGCTGTGCTTCGCAGCGCAGCCCCCCTTGGCTTCTTATACGGCCGTGCCCGCCGACAgcgcggcgggggccggggccggcggcggcctCGCCAATGGCagagcggcggcggggccgggccgagccgggccgggccgggccgggctgggcggcagcggcgggggcggcgggggcgggcggcgccgtGACAGCTCCGCAGCGCCAGCTGAGCGGCcgccgctcccagccccgctcctcccggTGCTCCCCCCTCCCGCGCCACCgcctcttttatttatttattcttatttattctcttccccccccccccccccccctcctctcaCCCCTCTCCGTTCGTTTTCGGCCTCGGCAATCCGCAAAGGAGGAGGGCTCGGGGCCATCCTGCCCGTCCCTTTGTTCTAAATATAACAAAGTCCCTTCGTGCCCGCTGCCGGCCCGGAGCGAATTGCGAGCGGTCAGCTTACCCCCAGCCCCCGCACACGCGGAGCCGCTTCCAACTTTATGGAAACGGCCCCGGTGCGAGGGCATCGCGGGGAAATGCCCCAAAATGCCCCGAACGCGCCCCGGGTCCGGCCGGCAGCGAGCGCGGGGCCGCGGGAGGTGCCCGGGGAGATGCGCGGGGagcggggctcggcggggctgaCAGCTCTGCTCCGACAGCCGGGGAAACCCTCCCGGTGACGGGAAGCAAATCTCTCCCTAAAGTAAAGCAAAGGCATTGACACAGACAATTGCAAAtactggggagagaagggagaaaatagAATTACATTTCAGTTCTGAGGGGACCGTGTTTGCTTTCCTCCGCTCTTCCCCGAGTAAGTGACTGCATGCAAACGAGTACTCGACTTGTAAGGTtttttggattcttttttttttttttggtccggtaacaggattttctttttttttttttttgaacattttgtaACGATTAAGGGAGATTAAGGCTTCTTTTTACACTGTTTTTACGCTCAAACAGACAGAAAGTGCGACCCCAAGTGTCCTTTTGGAGAATAACAGCCACATTTcacggggaaaaaaacacccgagaaaaaaaaaaaaaggagcggGGCTGCGCCCACCCTGCCCGGCCGCTCCGGACCTGCGGCTCTTCAGCATCCCAAATCCCCCCAGTCTAATTTATTTACCTCcccctaaaacaaacaaacaaacaaaaagttttaaatcctttttctgtttagaaattAATTAGAAAGGAACTGCCTTTCTGGTGCTGGGACAGAGAAAACGTTGCGAAAGTCCCCAAGCGGAGCCCCCCGGCGGTCCCTCCCTGCCGGACCCGAGGCCGTACGGGGGCGATGCCCGCATCCTGGCCCCATTTGTCCCGCTGCCCCACAGCCCGGTAGGGAACCGCGGGGGCAAAGCCACGCAAAGTGCTCTCTTCCCCGAAAAGTTGCGGGTGGGACACCGGCAGCGGGATGGAGGGGGGACGTGGGAACCGGGGTGGAACTGGATAAAATGcccctttttattattattgcagGCGCTCCAGGGCTCAGTTTTGTGCGGCAATGCGCGGAAAGGCCGCCTGCTCTGCATTTTCCTCCCGAGCTTTGGAGGGCATTTAACTCCCGGTACGGCACCGCCTGGGATCGGTGCACGTCGGTGCGCTCCGCACCCGCCGGCAATGCCCACGCGTGATTTTTCTGGGGCTGATTGAGCCCCTCCGGACCCCGATCCCGGCCGAGAAGAGGCTGCcccccggggagcagcagcccgcCCTTGGCTGTCTCCTGCTCCTTGAGTGTGTGCGAACACGCGTGGGACACCCCTTCCCGGGACACCCCCCACCTTCCCCGTGCACTCCCCGCCGGTAACGCgtgggagctgcgggctccaCACGGGCA is from Anas acuta chromosome 16, bAnaAcu1.1, whole genome shotgun sequence and encodes:
- the MAFB gene encoding transcription factor MafB, whose product is MAGELSIGAELPTSPLAMEYVNDFDLMKFDVKKEPLGRNDRSGRHCTRLQPAGSVSSTPISTPCSSVPSSPSFSPTEQKTHLEDLYWMANSYQQMNPEALNLTPEDAVEALIGSHQVSQQLQGFESFRAHHHHHHHHHQHHHQYPAVTHEDLAGSGHPHHHHHHHHQASPTPSTSSNSSQQLQNSHQQHPPSSSVEDRFSDDQLVSMSVRELNRHLRGFTKDEVIRLKQKRRTLKNRGYAQSCRYKRVQQKHHLENEKTQLIQQVEQLKQEVTRLARERDAYKLKCEKLASNGFREAGSTSDNPSSPEFFM